The proteins below are encoded in one region of Bifidobacterium dentium JCM 1195 = DSM 20436:
- a CDS encoding aldo/keto reductase — protein MGELAGFTIPRLGMGTMALAIEGRPDRDTAIRAIHAGLNAGVRYLDTAWSYYLPSRPGTGTPEDLGYGEKLVRDALATWDGPRDEVLVATKTGYRRTMEPAVRVSDSPESDTDDPAAPCAYSAARDDDSVTPAMRSDRSAERQHLQAVGSRYGWMADSRPETMIRDAKESAMRLGVEALDLLYSHGPDPAVDYADQIGALKRLLDEGVIRNAGISRVNNEQIDLAREILGDGLVAVQNQFSPSYPDPEHTLEHCEKLGLAFVCWSPLGGFLDAFDQRAYDAFRVIADKRGCSYQRVVLAWELSRYDRLFTIPSARNPHEIQDSFAATELTLADEELGFLNS, from the coding sequence ATGGGCGAACTGGCAGGATTTACGATTCCTCGGCTTGGCATGGGAACGATGGCGCTGGCGATCGAGGGCCGGCCGGATCGTGACACGGCAATCCGCGCGATTCATGCCGGTCTGAATGCCGGCGTGCGATATCTGGATACCGCATGGTCGTACTATCTGCCGAGCCGGCCCGGTACCGGAACCCCGGAGGATCTGGGCTATGGCGAGAAACTGGTGCGTGATGCGTTGGCGACCTGGGATGGTCCGCGCGATGAGGTGCTTGTCGCCACGAAGACCGGTTACCGTCGCACGATGGAGCCTGCCGTGCGAGTGTCCGATTCACCAGAATCGGACACTGACGATCCAGCAGCCCCGTGTGCATATTCCGCGGCACGCGATGACGATTCCGTAACACCTGCTATGCGGTCCGACCGATCTGCGGAACGTCAGCATCTGCAGGCCGTTGGCAGTCGATACGGTTGGATGGCGGATTCGCGGCCCGAAACGATGATTCGCGATGCGAAGGAGTCGGCCATGCGCCTCGGTGTGGAGGCGCTCGATTTGCTGTATTCGCATGGTCCGGATCCTGCGGTGGATTATGCGGATCAGATCGGTGCGCTCAAGCGACTGCTTGACGAAGGGGTGATCAGGAACGCCGGCATTTCGCGCGTGAACAACGAGCAGATTGACCTCGCCCGTGAGATTTTGGGAGATGGCTTGGTTGCCGTGCAGAATCAGTTCTCACCGTCATACCCCGACCCCGAACATACGCTGGAACACTGTGAGAAGCTAGGTCTTGCGTTCGTCTGTTGGTCGCCATTGGGGGGATTCCTCGATGCGTTCGACCAACGCGCGTACGATGCGTTCCGCGTGATTGCCGATAAGCGTGGATGCTCCTACCAGCGTGTGGTATTGGCTTGGGAGTTGAGTCGCTACGACCGGCTGTTCACCATCCCGAGTGCCCGCAATCCGCATGAGATTCAGGATTCGTTCGCCGCTACCGAACTTACGCTTGCCGATGAGGAGCTTGGATTCCTGAATAGCTAG
- a CDS encoding ABC transporter ATP-binding protein, protein MPRGPMGRGPAEKPKDFGGVMKKLIRFCRRYIPVIIIALVLGAAGTVCQIIGPDKLKDMTNEITKGLPAIVHGKPVMNSIDFTAVGRIAWLLVALYVGYAVLCYLQSWLMASVTQRTAQQLREEIGRKINRLPLKYFDKVSYGDVLSRITNDVDAIGQTLGQSLGSLITSVTLFFGALIMMFYNNVILTLCAIGSALLGLIVMGGIMKASQQYFARQQAALGDVNGHVEEMYTGHTVVKAYGGEADSISRFERYNQDLYVSGWKSQFLSGLMMPLMNFIGNFGYVVVCVVGAVLAMDGKIEFGVIVAFMMYIRLFTQPLSQFAQAFQNLQRCAAASERVFGFLEEPELADESDKRPLLGVDADGRPQPVRGDVEFSHVRFGYESDKTIIHDFSASVKSGQKVAIVGPTGAGKTTMVNLLMRFYEISGGTISIDGVDTKSVPRWNVHDQFSMVLQDTWVFRGTVRENIAYSKKGVTDEQIVAACKAVGLHHYIMSLPDGYDTILDDKASLSQGQKQLLTIARAMVEDAPILILDEATSSVDTRTEELIQKAMDALTVGRTSFVIAHRLSTIRDADMILVMDGGDIVERGTHEELLAKGGFYADIYNSQFTLAG, encoded by the coding sequence ATGCCTAGGGGACCAATGGGACGTGGACCTGCTGAAAAACCGAAGGATTTCGGCGGTGTGATGAAGAAACTCATACGTTTCTGCCGCCGCTACATTCCCGTGATCATCATCGCGCTGGTGCTTGGCGCAGCCGGAACCGTATGCCAGATCATCGGGCCCGACAAACTCAAGGACATGACCAACGAGATCACCAAGGGCCTGCCGGCCATCGTACACGGCAAGCCGGTGATGAACTCGATCGACTTCACCGCGGTCGGCCGTATTGCATGGCTGCTGGTGGCGTTGTATGTCGGCTATGCGGTGCTGTGCTATCTGCAAAGCTGGCTGATGGCAAGCGTGACGCAACGCACCGCGCAACAGCTGCGCGAGGAGATCGGCCGGAAGATCAATCGCCTGCCGCTCAAATATTTCGACAAGGTCAGCTACGGCGATGTGCTGAGCCGCATTACCAACGATGTGGACGCGATCGGGCAGACGCTCGGCCAGTCGCTGGGCTCGCTGATTACGTCGGTCACGCTGTTCTTCGGTGCGCTGATCATGATGTTCTACAACAACGTAATCCTAACGTTGTGCGCCATCGGCTCCGCACTGCTCGGCCTGATCGTGATGGGCGGCATCATGAAGGCCTCGCAACAATACTTCGCGCGCCAGCAGGCGGCCCTCGGCGATGTGAACGGCCATGTTGAGGAGATGTATACCGGGCATACCGTGGTCAAGGCGTACGGTGGCGAGGCCGATTCCATCAGCCGCTTCGAACGCTACAACCAGGACCTGTACGTGTCTGGTTGGAAGAGCCAGTTCCTGTCCGGCCTGATGATGCCGCTGATGAATTTCATCGGTAATTTCGGCTATGTGGTCGTATGCGTGGTCGGTGCGGTGCTTGCGATGGATGGCAAGATCGAGTTCGGCGTGATCGTGGCGTTCATGATGTACATCCGCCTGTTCACGCAGCCGCTGTCGCAGTTCGCGCAGGCCTTCCAGAACCTGCAACGCTGCGCCGCCGCATCCGAGCGCGTGTTCGGCTTCCTGGAGGAGCCGGAGTTGGCCGACGAATCCGATAAACGGCCGTTGCTCGGCGTCGATGCGGACGGCAGGCCGCAACCGGTGCGTGGCGACGTGGAATTCAGCCACGTACGCTTCGGCTACGAATCCGACAAGACGATCATCCACGACTTCTCCGCTTCGGTGAAGTCCGGTCAGAAGGTCGCCATCGTCGGCCCGACCGGTGCCGGCAAGACCACGATGGTGAACCTGCTTATGCGCTTCTACGAGATTTCCGGCGGCACGATTTCGATTGATGGCGTCGATACCAAATCGGTGCCGCGTTGGAATGTGCACGATCAGTTCTCGATGGTGCTGCAGGATACGTGGGTGTTCCGTGGAACGGTGCGTGAAAACATCGCATATTCCAAGAAGGGCGTGACCGACGAGCAGATCGTCGCCGCATGCAAGGCCGTTGGGTTGCACCACTACATCATGTCGCTGCCGGATGGCTATGACACGATTCTCGATGACAAGGCGTCGCTGTCGCAGGGTCAGAAGCAGTTGCTGACGATTGCGCGCGCGATGGTGGAGGATGCGCCGATTCTGATTTTGGACGAGGCGACCTCTTCCGTCGATACGCGTACCGAAGAACTGATTCAGAAGGCGATGGACGCGCTGACGGTGGGGCGTACGAGTTTCGTGATCGCGCATCGCCTGTCGACGATTCGTGACGCCGACATGATTCTGGTGATGGACGGCGGCGATATCGTAGAGCGCGGTACGCACGAGGAGCTGCTTGCGAAGGGCGGTTTCTACGCCGATATCTACAACAGTCAGTTCACGCTGGCTGGCTGA
- a CDS encoding SpaH/EbpB family LPXTG-anchored major pilin produces MKLRKLFAGIAAAATLLGGMALGATSAQAARLADATFTFTAETAEQLTHANLTAYRIGDYYQLSTDCYGVITNNDNKNAVDSALASALGTDAVKTDQDNLAAALSTGALDISATRPWTTTADGAASATRAFANTLESEGKLTNGQQVTLTTPTGSDENGWSATVDLFPGIYVFVDNATEGTVTKAVPMIVASGTVDAEKKQLVDPNHGDNTVNMKNTKNIEKNKTVDKAYAAIGDTLTYTLTGTVANPAPAAFAFTDTPGVGLTVKAGTYEFYTVGADGDIEDPSTDFTFPKADVTGDGETSFDITVNDPSKYAGRTIKVVFQALVNDEAVVEDGVVNDLDNYGTPIEVTTKFVGFDFKKIDSDNKGIEGAEFQILDGRVALYFVKQDDGFYKKAASEDTEGATDTLVSAADGTVKVTGLDATKAYTVSETKVATGQYLDLKPSFTVNFNNDHEAVLSRTIDPWGLVNTADKTVKNVKSVDQLPLTGAAGTILFTVMALLLAGAGATVVLKARSKNAKA; encoded by the coding sequence ATGAAGTTGAGGAAACTTTTCGCCGGCATCGCCGCCGCGGCGACGCTGCTGGGTGGCATGGCCCTAGGCGCTACCAGTGCTCAGGCGGCACGGCTCGCGGATGCGACGTTTACTTTCACGGCTGAAACCGCCGAGCAGCTGACACACGCCAACCTGACGGCGTACAGGATCGGTGATTACTATCAATTATCTACGGACTGCTACGGCGTCATCACGAATAATGACAATAAGAATGCGGTTGACTCCGCTTTGGCGAGTGCTCTCGGCACAGACGCGGTAAAGACGGATCAGGATAATCTGGCTGCCGCCCTGAGCACCGGTGCTTTGGACATTTCCGCCACTCGCCCGTGGACCACGACCGCTGACGGTGCGGCCAGTGCCACTCGTGCATTTGCCAATACGCTTGAGTCTGAAGGTAAGTTGACGAATGGCCAGCAGGTCACGCTTACCACTCCGACCGGTTCCGACGAGAACGGCTGGTCCGCCACCGTGGACCTTTTCCCAGGTATCTACGTGTTCGTGGATAATGCGACTGAGGGAACCGTCACCAAGGCCGTTCCGATGATCGTTGCTTCCGGTACCGTCGATGCGGAGAAGAAGCAGTTGGTCGATCCGAATCATGGTGACAATACCGTCAACATGAAGAACACCAAGAACATCGAGAAGAACAAGACCGTCGACAAGGCTTACGCCGCTATTGGTGACACTCTGACCTACACCCTGACCGGTACTGTTGCCAACCCGGCTCCGGCTGCCTTCGCATTCACCGATACCCCGGGCGTTGGCCTGACCGTCAAGGCTGGAACCTACGAGTTCTACACGGTCGGAGCCGATGGAGACATCGAGGATCCATCCACCGATTTCACTTTCCCTAAAGCGGATGTGACCGGTGATGGTGAGACTTCCTTCGATATCACCGTGAACGATCCGTCCAAGTACGCTGGCCGGACCATCAAGGTCGTGTTCCAGGCTCTGGTGAATGACGAAGCCGTTGTTGAAGATGGTGTTGTGAACGATCTCGACAACTATGGCACCCCTATTGAGGTCACCACCAAGTTCGTCGGCTTCGACTTCAAGAAGATTGATTCCGACAACAAGGGCATCGAAGGTGCCGAATTCCAGATTCTGGATGGACGCGTTGCGCTGTACTTCGTCAAGCAGGATGACGGCTTCTACAAGAAGGCCGCTTCCGAGGACACCGAAGGTGCCACTGATACCCTCGTGTCTGCGGCTGATGGCACCGTGAAGGTTACCGGTCTTGACGCAACGAAGGCCTACACCGTGAGCGAAACCAAGGTCGCCACCGGACAGTATCTGGACCTCAAGCCGTCGTTCACCGTCAACTTCAACAATGATCACGAGGCTGTTCTGAGCAGGACCATCGATCCGTGGGGCCTGGTCAACACCGCCGACAAGACCGTGAAGAACGTGAAGTCCGTCGATCAGCTGCCGCTCACCGGTGCTGCCGGAACCATCCTGTTCACCGTCATGGCCCTGCTGCTGGCCGGTGCCGGCGCGACCGTGGTGCTCAAGGCTCGTTCCAAGAACGCCAAGGCTTGA
- a CDS encoding MarR family winged helix-turn-helix transcriptional regulator, with protein MGYEQEAFRKLMSNIWGKKSRMQEEMSKGAKGEPFIVQELSRKGPQTPTQLAAAMRATTGRVSTLLSALEKKGQITREIDPNDRRIVHVSLTEAGERRAEKQREDMREAVCWIFSQMGERRTREFVDLAVEFTTYMSLCMPGKSRPTPEQVRQAFGSTGGSDGAAS; from the coding sequence GTGGGCTATGAACAGGAGGCGTTCCGCAAGTTGATGTCGAATATCTGGGGCAAGAAATCCCGGATGCAGGAGGAGATGTCAAAAGGCGCGAAAGGTGAGCCGTTCATCGTGCAGGAGCTCTCGCGGAAAGGTCCGCAGACGCCGACGCAGCTGGCCGCGGCGATGCGTGCCACTACCGGCAGGGTCTCCACGTTGCTGTCCGCGTTGGAAAAGAAGGGGCAGATTACGCGCGAAATCGACCCGAATGATCGCAGAATCGTGCATGTGAGTCTTACCGAAGCAGGCGAACGGCGTGCCGAAAAGCAGCGTGAGGACATGCGGGAGGCGGTCTGCTGGATCTTTTCGCAGATGGGTGAACGGCGCACCCGTGAGTTCGTGGACCTCGCCGTCGAATTTACCACCTACATGTCCTTGTGCATGCCGGGCAAGTCACGCCCCACTCCGGAGCAGGTCAGGCAGGCCTTCGGCTCGACAGGTGGCTCCGACGGCGCAGCAAGCTGA
- a CDS encoding thiazole synthase — MSTENTVTTAEKDFATAPNATLDELVGTTTNTAILPEPDAHAYDEIATGSADPLILGGHEFTSRFILGSGRYDLNLIKATIENAGTQIVTMALRRCRTTENNLLDYIPKGITMLPNTSGARNAEEAVRIARLAREVCQTDFVKVEIEHEAKYLLPDNEETIKATAMLAKEGFVVMPYMFPDPIAAKRLEDAGAACVMPLGAMIGSNKGLRARDFIEVIIRNANVPVIIDAGIGRPSQAAEAMEMGADAVMAYTAIASAGNIPLMARAFKKAIEAGREAYLSGLGKVTEDHAVPSSPTNEADYIG; from the coding sequence ATGAGTACCGAAAACACCGTAACCACAGCCGAAAAGGATTTTGCGACCGCGCCGAACGCCACGCTCGACGAGCTGGTCGGCACCACCACGAATACCGCGATTCTGCCGGAACCGGATGCGCACGCATACGACGAAATTGCCACCGGCAGCGCAGACCCTCTGATTCTCGGCGGACATGAGTTCACCAGCCGATTCATTCTCGGCTCCGGCCGTTACGATCTGAACCTCATCAAGGCCACGATCGAGAACGCCGGCACGCAGATCGTCACCATGGCGTTGCGCCGTTGCCGCACCACCGAAAACAACCTGCTCGACTACATTCCCAAAGGGATCACCATGCTGCCGAACACGTCGGGCGCGCGCAATGCCGAGGAGGCGGTGCGCATCGCCCGCTTGGCGCGCGAGGTATGCCAGACGGACTTCGTGAAGGTGGAGATCGAACACGAGGCGAAGTATCTGCTGCCCGATAACGAGGAGACCATCAAGGCCACGGCGATGCTCGCCAAGGAAGGTTTCGTGGTCATGCCGTACATGTTCCCCGATCCGATCGCAGCCAAGCGCCTCGAAGATGCCGGTGCCGCCTGTGTGATGCCGCTCGGCGCGATGATCGGCTCGAACAAGGGCCTGCGTGCACGCGACTTCATCGAAGTGATTATCAGGAATGCCAATGTTCCGGTGATTATCGACGCCGGCATCGGCCGGCCGAGTCAGGCCGCGGAAGCCATGGAAATGGGCGCCGACGCGGTGATGGCGTACACTGCGATCGCCTCCGCCGGCAACATTCCGCTGATGGCCCGCGCCTTCAAGAAGGCGATTGAAGCCGGCCGTGAGGCATATCTGTCCGGCTTGGGCAAGGTTACGGAAGACCACGCCGTGCCGTCCAGCCCGACGAACGAAGCCGACTATATCGGCTGA
- the thiF gene encoding sulfur carrier protein ThiS adenylyltransferase ThiF, with translation MTFEPSATPEQIQARQTAFNGLPDPATLVSREEIRAALLDRHTAATQDKLDAARVAICGCGGLGSTIAVALTRIGVGHLHLIDFDRVDMTNLNRQQYFLKDLGQYKTEALRSNLRQINPFIDITVDTVKVTDENVPTLFEHEDIICEAFDVPENKTMLVNAVLENLPSKKLVSASGMAGFRSSNLVSTRRVSKNFYFCGDGETAPVPGAGLMAPRVGVVACHEANMITRLILGEEDA, from the coding sequence ATGACCTTTGAACCATCCGCAACCCCCGAGCAAATCCAAGCACGCCAAACCGCATTCAACGGCCTCCCCGATCCGGCAACGCTCGTAAGTCGCGAGGAGATCCGCGCCGCCCTACTCGACCGCCATACCGCGGCCACCCAAGATAAACTGGATGCCGCACGCGTGGCCATCTGCGGTTGCGGCGGCCTCGGCTCGACGATCGCCGTGGCGCTCACCCGCATCGGCGTCGGCCACCTGCATCTGATTGACTTCGACCGCGTAGACATGACGAACCTCAATCGCCAGCAGTATTTCCTTAAGGATCTCGGCCAGTACAAAACTGAGGCGCTGCGCAGCAACCTGCGCCAGATCAATCCGTTCATCGACATCACCGTCGACACCGTCAAGGTGACCGATGAGAACGTGCCGACGCTCTTCGAACACGAAGACATCATCTGCGAGGCGTTTGACGTGCCGGAGAACAAAACCATGCTGGTCAACGCGGTACTGGAGAACCTGCCAAGCAAGAAGCTCGTGAGCGCCTCCGGCATGGCCGGATTCCGCAGTTCCAATCTGGTGAGCACACGACGCGTCTCAAAGAATTTCTATTTCTGCGGCGACGGCGAAACCGCCCCGGTACCGGGTGCCGGCCTGATGGCTCCGCGCGTGGGCGTGGTCGCCTGCCATGAAGCGAATATGATCACCCGCCTGATTCTCGGCGAAGAAGACGCCTAA
- a CDS encoding ABC transporter ATP-binding protein, with protein MLRIMRYLSKAEIGQMLIALVSIIGQIWLDLTLPDYMSNITELVETPGSSMSDIWVAGGKMLAISLGSAACAVVTGYIAARVGASFSQRLRSLEFNKVESFGPAEMNRFSTASLITRSTNDITQIQMFITMGLMMIVKSPIMAVWAVCKIAGDGFEWTLATGIAVAVLLVAIGILMALVMPKFKSMQRLTDNINLVARENLTGLRVVRAYNAEDYQESKFTQANKELTETQLFTNRAMAVMMPLMNTIMNGLMLAVYWIGAYLIEAADATDKLTTFANMVVFSSYSVQVIMSFLLMSMVFVLWPRADVSAQRVLEVIDTEPMVVDGSRTAGKSGMEGDIEFRNVSFAYPDSREAMLEGISFKAAKGQTVAFIGSTGSGKSSLINLVPRFYDATQGEVLVDGVNVRDYTLKALRDKIGYVPQQAFLFKGTIAGNVAYGDTELRERDVKDACDVAQATEFIDKKEHGYESDISQGGANVSGGQKQRLSIARAVYRHPEILIFDDSFSALDFKTDRAVRDALAKEAKDSTKLIVAQRIGTIMDADRIVVLDEGRVVGQGTHRELLETCEVYRQIAQSQLSEDELKGGR; from the coding sequence ATGCTTCGCATCATGCGATACCTCTCCAAAGCGGAGATAGGCCAGATGCTCATAGCGTTGGTCAGCATCATCGGTCAGATCTGGCTTGATCTGACCCTGCCGGACTACATGTCCAACATCACCGAACTCGTTGAAACTCCGGGCAGCAGCATGTCCGACATCTGGGTGGCAGGCGGCAAAATGCTCGCCATCTCACTGGGATCCGCGGCCTGCGCCGTCGTGACCGGCTACATCGCCGCACGCGTGGGCGCCTCATTCAGCCAAAGGCTACGCTCGCTGGAGTTCAACAAGGTCGAAAGCTTCGGACCGGCGGAAATGAACCGCTTCTCCACTGCGTCGCTCATCACCCGCTCCACGAACGACATCACGCAGATCCAGATGTTCATCACCATGGGCCTGATGATGATCGTCAAGTCGCCGATCATGGCCGTGTGGGCAGTATGCAAGATTGCGGGCGACGGATTCGAATGGACGCTCGCCACTGGCATCGCCGTGGCGGTACTGCTGGTCGCGATCGGCATTCTGATGGCGCTGGTCATGCCGAAATTCAAGTCCATGCAGCGTCTGACGGACAACATCAACCTGGTGGCGCGCGAAAACCTGACCGGCCTGCGCGTGGTGCGCGCCTACAACGCCGAAGACTATCAGGAATCGAAATTCACGCAGGCCAACAAGGAACTGACCGAAACCCAGCTGTTCACCAACCGTGCCATGGCGGTCATGATGCCGCTGATGAACACCATCATGAACGGCCTGATGCTCGCCGTCTACTGGATCGGCGCATACCTGATCGAAGCGGCCGACGCCACCGACAAACTCACCACCTTCGCGAACATGGTGGTGTTCTCCAGCTATTCCGTGCAGGTGATCATGAGCTTCCTGCTGATGAGCATGGTATTCGTGCTGTGGCCGCGCGCCGACGTATCCGCACAGCGCGTGCTTGAAGTGATCGACACCGAGCCGATGGTCGTAGATGGCAGCCGGACTGCGGGAAAGTCCGGCATGGAAGGCGACATCGAATTCCGCAACGTGAGCTTCGCCTACCCGGATTCGCGCGAGGCCATGCTGGAAGGCATCAGCTTCAAAGCCGCAAAAGGTCAGACGGTCGCGTTCATCGGCTCGACCGGCTCCGGCAAATCGTCGCTGATCAATCTGGTGCCGCGCTTCTACGACGCCACCCAAGGCGAAGTGCTCGTCGACGGCGTGAACGTGCGCGACTACACGCTCAAGGCATTGCGCGACAAGATCGGCTACGTGCCGCAACAGGCGTTCCTGTTCAAGGGCACCATCGCCGGCAATGTGGCATACGGCGACACCGAACTGCGCGAACGGGACGTGAAGGACGCCTGCGATGTCGCGCAGGCCACGGAATTCATCGACAAGAAGGAACATGGCTACGAATCCGACATTTCGCAAGGCGGCGCCAACGTGTCCGGCGGGCAGAAGCAACGACTGTCAATCGCAAGGGCCGTGTATCGGCATCCGGAAATCCTCATCTTCGACGACTCCTTCTCCGCACTTGACTTCAAAACGGACCGTGCCGTACGCGACGCGCTCGCGAAGGAGGCCAAGGATTCCACGAAACTGATCGTCGCGCAGCGCATCGGCACCATCATGGATGCCGACCGCATCGTCGTGCTCGACGAAGGCAGGGTGGTCGGACAGGGCACGCACCGTGAACTGCTCGAGACCTGCGAGGTGTATCGGCAGATCGCGCAGTCGCAGCTGAGCGAAGACGAACTGAAGGGAGGCCGCTGA
- the thiS gene encoding sulfur carrier protein ThiS gives MIINGKEEHIATPITVAELIEQRGLRAERVAVELNGEIVPRTLRAQTQLKGTDTLEIVTFVQGG, from the coding sequence ATGATCATCAATGGCAAGGAAGAGCACATCGCCACGCCGATCACCGTGGCCGAACTGATTGAGCAACGCGGACTGCGTGCCGAACGTGTGGCCGTCGAACTCAATGGCGAAATCGTGCCGCGCACACTGCGTGCACAGACTCAGCTCAAAGGCACCGACACCTTGGAAATCGTCACCTTCGTACAGGGCGGCTGA
- a CDS encoding amino acid permease, whose amino-acid sequence MRAAQAATPATAEPVESLDKGNEMARGLNNRHVQFIAIGGTIGTGLFLGSGKSIALTGPSIIFVYIGVGLIMFLLMRAIGEMMYRDPSQHTFINFITRYLGRGWGKFAGWTYWIVLILTGMTEITAVSTYFVTFFGMFDINLKAWKWLIELCFLVALTCVNLIAVKVFGEAEFWFSMIKITLIVGLIATAVVMLVIGFHYPATHIEGVDGTIAGATVSLRNLVNGFQIAPNGWMSFFMSFQMVFFAYLLIEFVGVTVSETQNPRKVLPKAVNEIIMRILIFYVGALVAIMCIVPWRNFHQNADGSFGSPFIMVFKYAGLDWAAALVFFVVITAAASSLNSLLYSAGRHLYQLAQDSDSPAMSRLAEVSDRKVPAKAIVVSGCMILLSPIINALPGISSAFVLFSSAASAVVIFIYVLTMFAHRGYRKSADFLADGFLMPAWKVTDWIAIAFFVFVYGTLFLSADTIGSAIAGVVWLVAFGGYCLLHERYQNRDLKDSLRK is encoded by the coding sequence ATGCGAGCCGCCCAGGCCGCGACGCCGGCAACCGCCGAACCCGTCGAGTCGCTCGATAAAGGCAACGAAATGGCCCGAGGCCTCAACAATCGCCATGTGCAGTTCATCGCCATCGGCGGCACCATCGGCACAGGGCTGTTCCTCGGTTCCGGCAAGTCGATCGCACTGACCGGTCCGAGCATCATCTTCGTGTACATCGGCGTCGGCCTGATCATGTTCCTGCTGATGCGCGCCATCGGCGAAATGATGTACCGCGACCCCAGCCAGCACACCTTCATCAACTTCATCACCCGCTATCTCGGCCGCGGATGGGGCAAATTCGCCGGCTGGACGTACTGGATCGTGCTCATCCTGACCGGCATGACCGAAATCACAGCCGTCAGCACGTATTTCGTCACGTTCTTCGGCATGTTCGACATCAATCTCAAAGCATGGAAATGGCTGATCGAACTGTGCTTCCTCGTGGCGCTCACATGCGTCAACCTGATTGCCGTGAAAGTGTTCGGCGAAGCGGAATTCTGGTTCTCCATGATCAAGATCACGCTGATTGTGGGCCTGATCGCCACCGCCGTGGTGATGCTCGTCATCGGCTTCCACTACCCGGCCACGCACATCGAGGGCGTTGACGGCACCATTGCGGGCGCGACGGTGAGTCTGCGCAATCTGGTCAACGGCTTCCAGATCGCGCCAAACGGTTGGATGAGCTTCTTCATGAGCTTCCAAATGGTGTTCTTCGCCTACCTGCTCATCGAATTCGTGGGCGTTACGGTGTCGGAAACGCAGAATCCGCGCAAGGTGCTGCCGAAAGCCGTGAACGAAATCATCATGCGCATTCTGATCTTCTACGTGGGCGCGTTGGTGGCCATCATGTGCATTGTGCCGTGGCGTAATTTCCATCAGAACGCCGACGGCTCGTTCGGCTCGCCGTTCATCATGGTGTTCAAGTATGCCGGCCTTGACTGGGCCGCTGCGCTCGTGTTCTTCGTGGTGATCACCGCGGCCGCCTCGTCGTTGAATTCGCTGCTGTATTCGGCCGGTCGTCACCTGTATCAGCTGGCGCAAGATTCCGACTCGCCTGCGATGTCGCGCTTGGCGGAAGTGTCGGACCGCAAGGTGCCCGCGAAGGCGATCGTGGTGTCCGGCTGTATGATCCTGTTGTCACCGATCATCAACGCGCTGCCCGGCATCTCCAGCGCATTCGTGCTGTTCTCATCGGCCGCCAGCGCCGTGGTGATCTTCATCTACGTGCTGACGATGTTTGCGCACCGCGGCTACCGGAAGAGCGCCGACTTTCTTGCCGACGGCTTCCTGATGCCGGCTTGGAAGGTGACGGATTGGATTGCGATCGCGTTCTTCGTGTTCGTATACGGCACGTTGTTCCTGTCGGCCGACACCATCGGCTCCGCGATTGCCGGTGTGGTCTGGTTGGTGGCGTTCGGCGGTTACTGTCTGTTGCATGAACGCTACCAGAACCGTGATCTGAAGGACTCGTTGCGTAAATGA